From the Phalacrocorax carbo unplaced genomic scaffold, bPhaCar2.1 SCAFFOLD_54, whole genome shotgun sequence genome, one window contains:
- the LOC135311177 gene encoding olfactory receptor 14J1-like — MSNSSSITQFLLLAFTDTRELQLLHFWLSLAIYLAALLGNGLIVTAIACDHRLHTPMYFFLLNLSLLDLGSISTTLPKSMANSLGDTRGISYAGCAAQAFLFAFLMSAEFYLLTVMAYDRYVAICKPLHYGTLLGSRACAHMAAAAWAGGFLNALLHTASTFSLPLCHGNALEQFFCEIPQILKLSCSDTYLREVGLLGVSACAAFGCFVFIVLSYVQIFRAVLRIPSEQGRHKAFSTCLPHLAVVSLFISTAMFAYLKPPSISSPPLDLVVAVLYSVVPPAMNPLIYGMRNKEIKDALWRVIQWMLLH, encoded by the coding sequence atgtccaacagcagctccatcacACAGTTCCTCCTCCTGGCGTTCACAGACacgcgggagctgcagctcctgcacttctggctctccctggccatctacctggctgccctcctgggcaacGGGCTCATCGTCACCGCCATCGCCTGCGACCACCGCCTCCACACccccatgtacttcttcctcctcaacctctccctcctcgacctgggctccatctccaccactctccccaaatccatggcCAATTCCCTCGGGGACACCAGGGGCATCTCCTACGCAGGATGTGCTGCACAGGcctttctgtttgcctttttgaTGTCAGCAGAGTTTTATCTCCTGACGGTCATGGCCTACGACCGCTACGTGGCCATCTGCAAACCCCTGCACTACGGgaccctgctgggcagcagagcttgtgcccacatggcagcagctgcctgggccggTGGGTTTCTCAATGCTCTGCTGCACACGGCCAGTACATTTTCactgcccctctgccatggcaatgccctggagcagttcttctgtgaaatccccCAGATCCTCAAGCTCTCCTGCTCAGACACCTACCTCAGGGAGGTCGGGCTTCTTGGGGTCAGTGCCTGTGCAgcatttgggtgttttgttttcattgtgctgTCCTATGTGCAGatcttcagggctgtgctgaggatcccctctgagcagggacggcacaaagccttttccacgTGCCTCCCGCACCTGGCCGTGGTCTCCCTGTTTATCAGCACTGCCATGTTTGCCTACCTAAAGCCTCcttccatctcctccccacccctggacctggtggtggcagtgctgtactCGGTGGTGCCGCCAGCAATGAACCCCCTCATCTACGGCATGAGGAACAAGGAAATCAAGGATGCTTTATGGAGAGTAATCCAATGGATGCTGCTTCACTGA